One Cervus canadensis isolate Bull #8, Minnesota chromosome 12, ASM1932006v1, whole genome shotgun sequence DNA window includes the following coding sequences:
- the FOXH1 gene encoding forkhead box protein H1 isoform X1 has translation MGPCSNPRLGLPEGDSPSQPPKRRKKRYLRHDKPPYTYLAMIALVIQAAPSRRLKLAQIIRQVQAAFPFFRDDYEGWKDSIRHNLSSNRCFRKVPKDPAKPQAKGNFWAVDVSLIPAEALRLQNTALCRRWQSRGARGAFAKDLGPYVLHGRPYQPPSPQSPPCEDFSIKSLLGGSGEGTPRSSPSRSGSERSGEGEVPAALPPSEKPLWPVCPRPRPLRAEGKTSQGENSRPSVLSPEPRAWPLHLLQGTPDPGVLSGGGHRASLWGQLPTSYLPIYTPNVVMPLAPLPPTSCPRCPPSTSTGYWGVAPETHGPTRLLWDLDALFQGVPPNKSIYDVWVSHPRDLATPTPGWLLSWYGL, from the exons ATGGGGCCCTGCAGCAACCCCCGCCTGGGGCTCCCCGAGGGGGATTCGCCCTCCCAGCCCCccaaaaggaggaagaagagatacCTGCGGCATGACAAGCCCCCCTACACCTACTTGGCCATGATCGCCCTTGTGATCCAGGCTGCACCCTCCCGCAGGCTGAAGCTGGCCCAG ATCATCCGTCAGGTCCAGGCCGCGTTCCCCTTCTTCAGGGACGATTACGAAGGCTGGAAAGACTCCATCCGCCACAACCTCTCCTCCAACCGGTGCTTCCGCAAG gtgCCCAAGGATCCCGCGAAGCCCCAGGCCAAGGGCAACTTCTGGGCGGTCGATGTGAGCCTGATCCCGGCCGAGGCGCTGCGGCTGCAGAACACGGCCCTGTGCCGGCGCTGGCAGAGCAGGGGCGCGAGGGGAGCCTTCGCCAAGGACCTCGGCCCCTACGTGCTGCACGGCCGGCCCTACCAGCCGCCCAGTCCCCAGTCGCCGCCCTGCGAGGACTTCAGCATCAAGTCTCTGCTAGGGGGCTCCGGGGAGGGGACGCCGCGGAGCAGCCCCAGTCGGTCAGGCTCAGAGCGCTCAGGGGAGGGAGAGGTACCTGCTGCACTCCCGCCCTCTGAGAAGCCTCTGTGGCCCGTCTGCCCCCGCCCAAGACCCCTCAGGGCAGAGGGGAAGACTTCCCAGGGGGAAAACAGCAGGCCCTCCGTCCTGTCCcctgagcccagggcctggcctctCCACTTACTGCAGGGCACCCCAGACCCCGGGGTTCTCTCTGGTGGAGGTCACAGGGCCTCGCTGTGGGGGCAGCTGCCCACCTCCTACTTGCCCATTTACACTCCCAACGTGGTGATGCCTTTGGCCCCACTGCCACCCACCTCCTGCCCCCGGTGCCCACCCTCCACCAGCACAGGCTATTGGGGAGTGGCCCCGGAAACCCATGGCCCCACAAGGCTGCTCTGGGATCTagatgctctcttccagggggtGCCACCCAACAAAAGTATCTATGATGTTTGGGTTAGCCACCCCCGAGACCTGgctacccccaccccaggctggctGCTCTCCTGGTATGGCCTGTga
- the FOXH1 gene encoding forkhead box protein H1 isoform X2, with product MIALVIQAAPSRRLKLAQIIRQVQAAFPFFRDDYEGWKDSIRHNLSSNRCFRKVPKDPAKPQAKGNFWAVDVSLIPAEALRLQNTALCRRWQSRGARGAFAKDLGPYVLHGRPYQPPSPQSPPCEDFSIKSLLGGSGEGTPRSSPSRSGSERSGEGEVPAALPPSEKPLWPVCPRPRPLRAEGKTSQGENSRPSVLSPEPRAWPLHLLQGTPDPGVLSGGGHRASLWGQLPTSYLPIYTPNVVMPLAPLPPTSCPRCPPSTSTGYWGVAPETHGPTRLLWDLDALFQGVPPNKSIYDVWVSHPRDLATPTPGWLLSWYGL from the exons ATGATCGCCCTTGTGATCCAGGCTGCACCCTCCCGCAGGCTGAAGCTGGCCCAG ATCATCCGTCAGGTCCAGGCCGCGTTCCCCTTCTTCAGGGACGATTACGAAGGCTGGAAAGACTCCATCCGCCACAACCTCTCCTCCAACCGGTGCTTCCGCAAG gtgCCCAAGGATCCCGCGAAGCCCCAGGCCAAGGGCAACTTCTGGGCGGTCGATGTGAGCCTGATCCCGGCCGAGGCGCTGCGGCTGCAGAACACGGCCCTGTGCCGGCGCTGGCAGAGCAGGGGCGCGAGGGGAGCCTTCGCCAAGGACCTCGGCCCCTACGTGCTGCACGGCCGGCCCTACCAGCCGCCCAGTCCCCAGTCGCCGCCCTGCGAGGACTTCAGCATCAAGTCTCTGCTAGGGGGCTCCGGGGAGGGGACGCCGCGGAGCAGCCCCAGTCGGTCAGGCTCAGAGCGCTCAGGGGAGGGAGAGGTACCTGCTGCACTCCCGCCCTCTGAGAAGCCTCTGTGGCCCGTCTGCCCCCGCCCAAGACCCCTCAGGGCAGAGGGGAAGACTTCCCAGGGGGAAAACAGCAGGCCCTCCGTCCTGTCCcctgagcccagggcctggcctctCCACTTACTGCAGGGCACCCCAGACCCCGGGGTTCTCTCTGGTGGAGGTCACAGGGCCTCGCTGTGGGGGCAGCTGCCCACCTCCTACTTGCCCATTTACACTCCCAACGTGGTGATGCCTTTGGCCCCACTGCCACCCACCTCCTGCCCCCGGTGCCCACCCTCCACCAGCACAGGCTATTGGGGAGTGGCCCCGGAAACCCATGGCCCCACAAGGCTGCTCTGGGATCTagatgctctcttccagggggtGCCACCCAACAAAAGTATCTATGATGTTTGGGTTAGCCACCCCCGAGACCTGgctacccccaccccaggctggctGCTCTCCTGGTATGGCCTGTga